The Halorhodospira halophila SL1 genomic sequence CCATCGGCGTAGCCGGGCAGATCACGGACGCGATTGTTGCGCGGCAGCGTCAGGTAGACGACGCCTTCCTGCCCCGATGAGCCGGTCAGATCCAGCTCCAGGGGATCACCGTGGCCATGGGCGACCAAACGCCCGTCCGGCAGCAGCGCCTGGCAGGCCTGAAGCCGGAGCACGCCCTGTTCCAGGGGGGCCTCTTCGACCACAAGGCCCAGCAGGCCGTAGGCGTGAGGGGTAACCGCACTGAGGCGACGCGCCTGGGCCGCCTCGAGATAGCGCTCCCAGCACTGGAAGTGCTGCTGCCCCAGCAATACGCCTTCCGCCCAGACCGGTCGTTGGAGCAATGCCGTGACGTCCATGTCAAAGCCCTGCCGAACGCTGCCCGGCGACATCCTCCCGCTGCCAGGCGGCGCGCCTGCGCTCGGCCTCGCTGCCCGCCCACAGCGCACCCCCATCCAGCGCCAGGGTGATCCTCTGGCCGGGGCGCATCCCCAGGAAGGATTCCGGCAAAGGCTCCAGGAGACGCCAGCGCTCGGCCTGCTCATCGAGGTAGAAGACGGCCACTGCCAGATAACCGGCCGGGTCGGCCATCTCCAGCTCGACTTCCTTGCGCTCGCCGGGTTGCAGGACCAGCTCGCGCCGCTGCTCCCAGCCGCCCAGCGCGGCGCGGTCATCCCGGGTCAGTGCCGCGCGGTCCGCGTCTTCGAAGGGCGTGCGGTCGTCGAGCTGATAGACTCGCAGGAGGACCGAGAGCGGTTCCCCCTGCGGTCCAGGGTTGAGCTGAGGCCCGGCGGTCATGTCGAGTTCGACCCGGGGCGTACACCCTGCTGCCGCCCAGGCACACAGGAGCAGTGCCACACCCCAGCCAAGGGGGCGAGCCGTAACGGAGGGTATCAGCGAACGTCGTGCGGGGGCGGAGCCGGCGCACGGGGAGCGCCCGGGGCGGCGATCACCCCGAACCGCCTTCCTGCGGTCCACATCCATGGTTGTGCCCTCGTCCTTGAGGTCCTTAAGCAGCCTGTTGGGGGGCTGCCCGTATCCGTGCCTCGTCCCTGAGGCGACGTCTCGTTCTACTCAGCCAGATTTGCTGCCGCCACGCAACCCATGCGCCCGGTGCAGAAGCCACAGACCCGGGACCCACGGTGTGGCGCATTGGCGCATTGCCCACCACTACCCTGATGGCACCCGCCACGCGTGATAAGGTCCGAGCCGGTCACTTCTCCACAGGGAGTGTCCACGGCAACCGGGGAGGATCCGCCTAATGCTCGCTAACTGGCCCGTGCGCTACAAGCTCGGTATCTCCTTCGGCCTCATCGTGATCCTGATGGGGACCAGCGGCCTGCTCTCTCACTGGGCCCTGCAGGACACCGCGAACGAGAACCGGGACGCCATGGCCTACATGGAGCAGTCCGCCATGCTGGTCGAGCGTGAGGTCGAGCACCTAAGCTGGACCAACGAGCTGGCGGACAGCTTTTTGCTCGAAGAGACCTTCACCGGGGAGCTGGACTTCACCTCATGCGCCTTCGGCGAGTGGTTCTACGACTACCAGGGGTCGGAGCACTACGAATCGGCCAGTGAGGCGTTGCGCGAGGCCGTCGACGGCCTCGAACAACCGCACATTGCGCTGCACGAGGTCGGCGAGCGGATCGTCGAGCTGCAGGAAGCCGGGCGTTTCGACGAGGCCGAGGCCTTCTACCATGAAGAGGCACAGCCCATTCGGCGGGTATTCCAGGATCAGCTCGGCGAACTGCGCGAAATCCTCGAAGCCGAGCGCGACCGCCACGCCAAGCAGGCGGCGGCGCAGCAGACCCAGGCGGCACAGATCACGGTGGGTAGCCTGGCGATCACCGTGCTCTTTGCCATCGGCCTGGCGGCGCTGGTGTCCCGTCACCTCACCGCCCGGCTGCGGAGTGCCGTCGATAGCCTGGAGGACATCGCCGCCGGGGATGGCGACCTGACCCGGCGTCTGGACGCCGAGGGCCGCGACGAGATCGCCGAGCTCAGCGCGGCCTATAACCGCTTCGTCGACAAGATCCACGAGATGGTGCGCGTCGTCCGCGACTCCGCCACCCAGATGGCCTCGGCCACGGAACAGCTGCAGCGCAGCGCCGAGGAGGATCAACAGGGGGTGCAGAACCAGCAAGAGCGGACCTCCGAGGTGGCCACGGCGATGAACGAGATGAGCGCCTCGATCAACGAGATCGCCCGGAACACCCAGGACACGGCGAACGCCGCCGGGGATGCCAGCCAGCAGTCCCGACAGGGTCAGGAGGGCGTCGGCCACACCATCGAGACCATCCACGACCTGGCGACCAATGTCCGTGACTCCGCCGAGGCCATCCGCGCCCTGGATGAGCAGAGCGCACGCATCGGACAGGTCCTTGAGGTCATCCGGGGGATCGCCGACCAGACCAACCTGCTCGCCCTCAACGCAGCCATCGAGGCGGCACGGGCTGGCGAGAGCGGACGCGGGTTCACCGTAGTCGCCGAGGAGGTGCGCAAGCTCGCGCAGAAGACCCAGGACTCCATTGGCAGCATCCAGGAGATGGTCGAAGGCATCCAGAACGGCACCCAGCAGGCGGTGCAAGCTATGGAGCGCAACCGTCAGCAGGCCGAGGGGACCGTGGAAGAGGCCTCCGCCGCCGGGAACACCCTCCAGGAGATCACGCGCGTGGTGACGCAGATCGAGGACATGACCAACCAGGTCGCCAGCGCGGTGGAACAGCAGTCCCAGGTGGCCGAAGAGGTCAATCGCAACCTGACGCTGATCAGCGATACGGCCGAGCAAACG encodes the following:
- the tssJ gene encoding type VI secretion system lipoprotein TssJ — its product is MALLLCAWAAAGCTPRVELDMTAGPQLNPGPQGEPLSVLLRVYQLDDRTPFEDADRAALTRDDRAALGGWEQRRELVLQPGERKEVELEMADPAGYLAVAVFYLDEQAERWRLLEPLPESFLGMRPGQRITLALDGGALWAGSEAERRRAAWQREDVAGQRSAGL
- a CDS encoding methyl-accepting chemotaxis protein; the encoded protein is MLANWPVRYKLGISFGLIVILMGTSGLLSHWALQDTANENRDAMAYMEQSAMLVEREVEHLSWTNELADSFLLEETFTGELDFTSCAFGEWFYDYQGSEHYESASEALREAVDGLEQPHIALHEVGERIVELQEAGRFDEAEAFYHEEAQPIRRVFQDQLGELREILEAERDRHAKQAAAQQTQAAQITVGSLAITVLFAIGLAALVSRHLTARLRSAVDSLEDIAAGDGDLTRRLDAEGRDEIAELSAAYNRFVDKIHEMVRVVRDSATQMASATEQLQRSAEEDQQGVQNQQERTSEVATAMNEMSASINEIARNTQDTANAAGDASQQSRQGQEGVGHTIETIHDLATNVRDSAEAIRALDEQSARIGQVLEVIRGIADQTNLLALNAAIEAARAGESGRGFTVVAEEVRKLAQKTQDSIGSIQEMVEGIQNGTQQAVQAMERNRQQAEGTVEEASAAGNTLQEITRVVTQIEDMTNQVASAVEQQSQVAEEVNRNLTLISDTAEQTRSSVQDTGQVSQRLAQLAEDLRDQVGRFRV